A part of Silvimonas soli genomic DNA contains:
- a CDS encoding MFS transporter translates to MRALTALYYRQKPDFASIVFLVVAFLTGTAGALQVPTLSLFLSGEVGVRPILVGTFYTVSAVIGIMVSQWLAHRSDKGGNRRMLIVWCCFLGALGCVLFAFDRHYLLLITVGVLLGSFGGTGNPQVFALAREHADHTAREAVMFNSILRAQVSLAWVIGPPLAFALAIGYGFTAMYLGAALAFLGCALLVWKALPDIPSQKHHIPAHHVRVSWWRDPAVRLLFIACTLMWTCNSMYLITMPLYITHTLGLPEKTVGLLMGTAAGLEIPSMLIAGYYTRRFGKRSMMRFATAAGVFFYIGMTLVANEYAMIGMQLLNAIFIGIIAGIGMLYFQDLMPGQIGMATTLFATCTRTGSVIAGAIAGGVAEVWGYHAVFYVAVASVATALACCYRLKDV, encoded by the coding sequence ATGCGTGCCCTGACTGCTTTGTATTACAGGCAAAAGCCTGATTTCGCCTCGATCGTCTTTTTGGTGGTCGCTTTCCTCACCGGCACCGCCGGCGCCCTGCAAGTCCCAACCTTGAGTTTGTTCTTGAGCGGCGAAGTAGGCGTACGCCCGATTCTGGTTGGTACCTTTTATACCGTCAGCGCAGTGATCGGCATTATGGTCAGCCAGTGGCTGGCGCATCGCTCAGACAAAGGCGGCAACCGCCGCATGCTGATTGTGTGGTGCTGTTTTCTGGGCGCTCTGGGCTGCGTCCTGTTTGCGTTTGATCGCCATTATCTGTTGCTGATTACCGTGGGCGTGCTGTTGGGTAGCTTCGGCGGCACCGGCAACCCACAAGTGTTTGCGCTGGCCCGTGAACATGCCGATCACACCGCACGCGAAGCGGTGATGTTCAATTCCATCCTGCGTGCGCAAGTTTCGCTGGCCTGGGTGATCGGCCCGCCGCTCGCCTTTGCCCTGGCCATTGGTTACGGTTTTACCGCCATGTACCTGGGCGCGGCGCTGGCTTTTCTGGGCTGTGCGTTGCTGGTGTGGAAAGCCTTACCGGATATCCCTTCGCAAAAACATCACATCCCGGCTCATCATGTGCGGGTTAGCTGGTGGCGCGATCCAGCGGTGCGCTTGCTGTTTATTGCCTGCACTTTGATGTGGACCTGCAACAGCATGTATTTGATCACCATGCCGCTGTATATAACCCACACGCTGGGTTTGCCGGAAAAAACCGTGGGCTTGCTGATGGGTACTGCGGCCGGGCTAGAGATTCCGTCCATGCTGATCGCCGGGTATTACACCCGCCGTTTTGGCAAGCGCAGCATGATGCGTTTCGCGACAGCGGCCGGGGTGTTTTTCTACATTGGCATGACGCTGGTCGCCAACGAATACGCCATGATCGGCATGCAACTGCTTAACGCCATTTTCATCGGCATCATTGCCGGGATCGGCATGCTGTACTTTCAGGATTTGATGCCCGGCCAGATCGGCATGGCCACCACGCTGTTTGCAACCTGCACTCGTACTGGTTCAGTGATTGCCGGGGCGATTGCGGGTGGCGTGGCCGAAGTCTGGGGATATCACGCGGTGTTTTATGTGGCCGTGGCCAGCGTAGCTACCGCGCTGGCATGTTGCTACCGGCTAAAAGACGTTTGA
- a CDS encoding isovaleryl-CoA dehydrogenase, whose amino-acid sequence MPHPVSNPDPLNQPAQLDDYNLFLSDLPLQQSVANEAGTGMLTPLNHLGAELGTAGCFALGRKANLHPPQLRRYDAGGRRIDHVEFDPSWHALMQLATASRLHNGAWGDADDSGIARAARFILHAQVEAGTLCPVTMTYGAVPVLQRTLLAAGAPLASWQAALLSGQYDPSDLPASSKAGLLIGMGMTEKQGGSDVRANTTLAVADGQAGPDQAYRLHGHKWFFSVPQSDAHLVLAQASGGLSCFLLPRILPDGSRNAIRLERLKDKLGNRSNASSEVEFDGALAWLVGEEGKGGRTILEMGGHTRFDCALGSAGLMRRALSIAIYHARRRYTFGKPLVAHPIMANVLADLALELEGITALLLRLARWREPAATEPEQALARVLTPAAKYLVCKRGAAFVAEAMEVLGGNGYIEESDLPRLYREMPVNAIWEGSGNIMALDLLRALEKEPAVPAALQAFFAPLASSHSLLRPAWAELRTLIAHPQEAQMREVAERLVYLAAAAVLLESCDSTVADAWCRGRLQTRFSQFGANIWHADTLLSRALPDF is encoded by the coding sequence ATGCCCCATCCTGTCAGCAATCCAGATCCGCTCAATCAGCCTGCGCAGTTGGATGACTACAACCTGTTTCTGAGCGATTTGCCCTTGCAACAGTCGGTCGCAAACGAGGCAGGCACCGGCATGCTTACACCCTTGAACCACTTGGGCGCCGAGCTAGGTACTGCGGGCTGCTTTGCCTTGGGCCGCAAAGCCAACCTTCATCCACCGCAATTGCGTCGTTACGATGCGGGCGGGCGCCGCATCGACCACGTCGAATTTGACCCGTCGTGGCACGCGTTGATGCAACTGGCAACGGCCAGCCGTTTGCACAATGGCGCATGGGGCGACGCGGACGACAGTGGCATTGCCCGCGCCGCCCGCTTCATCCTGCACGCTCAGGTCGAAGCTGGCACTTTATGCCCGGTAACCATGACCTATGGGGCCGTTCCGGTATTGCAACGCACGCTACTGGCCGCAGGCGCTCCGCTCGCCAGCTGGCAAGCCGCACTGCTTTCTGGCCAGTACGACCCGTCTGATCTACCCGCTTCAAGCAAAGCCGGTTTGTTGATTGGGATGGGCATGACCGAGAAACAAGGCGGTTCCGATGTGCGCGCCAATACCACGCTCGCGGTCGCCGATGGCCAAGCGGGCCCGGATCAAGCTTATCGGTTGCATGGGCATAAATGGTTTTTCTCGGTGCCGCAAAGTGATGCCCATCTGGTGCTGGCCCAAGCCAGTGGCGGCTTGTCTTGTTTCTTGCTGCCACGGATTTTGCCTGATGGCAGCCGCAACGCCATCCGCCTGGAACGCCTGAAAGATAAACTGGGCAATCGCTCCAATGCCAGTTCCGAAGTGGAATTTGACGGCGCTCTGGCGTGGCTGGTGGGTGAAGAAGGCAAAGGTGGTCGCACCATCCTGGAAATGGGCGGCCATACCCGCTTTGATTGCGCGCTGGGCAGCGCCGGGCTGATGCGCCGCGCTTTGAGCATCGCCATTTACCATGCCCGCCGCCGCTACACTTTTGGCAAACCTCTGGTCGCCCACCCAATCATGGCCAACGTATTGGCTGATCTGGCACTGGAACTGGAAGGCATTACCGCGCTATTGCTACGGCTGGCACGCTGGCGAGAACCAGCCGCTACCGAACCCGAACAAGCGTTGGCCCGTGTTCTGACACCCGCCGCAAAATACCTTGTCTGCAAGCGTGGTGCCGCGTTTGTGGCGGAAGCCATGGAGGTACTGGGCGGTAACGGTTACATCGAAGAAAGCGACTTGCCGCGCTTGTATCGGGAAATGCCAGTGAATGCCATCTGGGAAGGCTCGGGCAATATCATGGCGCTGGATTTGCTGCGGGCGCTGGAGAAAGAACCCGCCGTGCCAGCCGCGCTGCAAGCGTTCTTTGCCCCGCTCGCCAGTTCACATTCGCTGCTTCGCCCGGCTTGGGCAGAGCTACGGACATTGATTGCCCACCCGCAAGAAGCCCAGATGCGTGAAGTGGCGGAGCGTCTGGTCTATCTCGCCGCCGCCGCCGTACTGCTGGAAAGCTGCGATTCAACTGTCGCTGACGCCTGGTGTCGGGGGAGATTACAAACGCGGTTCAGCCAGTTTGGCGCCAATATCTGGCATGCAGACACATTGCTCAGCCGCGCCTTGCCTGACTTTTAG
- a CDS encoding YSC84-related protein yields MTNPMRCQQVFRYCLALILFFSLAGLARAADPSVQDKQNAARKAAQETLSALYKAQPGAKAAVDRAAGYAAFNNMGVKILLAGSGNGSGVAVNNKSGKETFMKMLEVQAGLGLGIKQYRVIFVFETEKALNSFINNGWDFSGQAAVAAKAGGKGDAYQGALSVAPGVWVYQLTENGLAAELAVKGTKYYKDTSM; encoded by the coding sequence ATGACCAATCCAATGCGTTGCCAGCAGGTGTTCCGCTATTGCCTTGCCTTGATCCTGTTTTTCTCTCTGGCCGGGTTGGCGCGAGCCGCTGACCCCAGCGTCCAGGATAAGCAAAATGCCGCGCGCAAAGCGGCGCAAGAAACACTCTCGGCACTTTATAAGGCCCAGCCCGGCGCCAAAGCTGCCGTTGACCGTGCCGCTGGTTACGCCGCCTTTAACAACATGGGCGTAAAGATTTTGCTGGCGGGCAGCGGCAATGGCAGTGGCGTGGCCGTTAACAATAAAAGCGGCAAGGAAACCTTCATGAAAATGCTGGAGGTGCAAGCCGGGCTTGGCTTGGGAATCAAACAATATCGGGTCATTTTTGTGTTTGAGACTGAAAAGGCATTGAACTCATTCATCAATAATGGCTGGGACTTCAGCGGCCAAGCCGCCGTCGCAGCCAAAGCAGGTGGCAAAGGCGATGCCTATCAGGGCGCCCTCTCCGTTGCGCCGGGCGTGTGGGTCTACCAGCTCACCGAGAATGGCCTGGCGGCTGAGTTGGCGGTCAAGGGCACCAAGTATTACAAAGACACCAGCATGTAA
- a CDS encoding DUF3862 domain-containing protein, which yields MKLQSLLIAATLAFALTACGKITAENFAKIDSGMARPDVVKILGEPDKTDSSSLLGISGENAVWEAGSTTITLRLVNGVVVTKDLQKR from the coding sequence CCGCCACACTGGCTTTTGCCCTGACCGCCTGCGGCAAGATCACCGCCGAAAATTTCGCCAAAATCGACAGCGGCATGGCGCGCCCCGATGTCGTCAAGATTCTGGGGGAGCCGGATAAAACCGACAGCAGTTCGCTGCTGGGCATCAGTGGCGAAAACGCGGTATGGGAAGCTGGCAGCACGACCATCACGCTGCGTCTGGTGAACGGTGTCGTGGTCACCAAAGACCTGCAAAAACGCTGA